The DNA region TCAATTTCCTGCAAAATGTTCAGTAGCCTTTTTTGCGGTACGATCAAGGCGTCTCCGTCGCAAATAAACACGCGGCGCTGGCGCCGGCAGTACTTGGCCGCAAAAGCGATATCCTCCAGAATAATGGAATCCGGCTTGATGCGAAAGCGTTCTCCCCTGTAAGTCCCGCAAAAGGTACACTTGTTGCGCGAGCACCCAACCGTGACCTGCAGCAGAATGCTGTTAGCCTCGCTGGGCGGCCGGATGATATTTCCTTCGTAATGCATGCAGGCATCTCCAACTATCCCGGACATTTCACGAAAATTTTTCATCAGAATTAATTTTTACAATAAAATATTATGGTTAAGACTAATATGGTGTACAATTCCCAAGGTACACTTTGTCCCCATAATTTTTTATCCTTATTTGCTGAAAAATTTTCGTCCTTCGGATGCGATCTGAGGCGCCCATTTGCTGCGTTATCAGGAATTTGCGGTAGATATACTACAGCTGCGTCCCTGAATGCCTTGCAAATGAACGCCTCAGATGCATGAAATTTCCGGGCTTGGCATCTTTCAAAAAGCTCGTATTTTGTAACCCAATCCGAAATGTTTATGCAACCATTTTCCCAAAGTTGGTCCAACCATCATCCGCAAAAGACTCACTTATTCATCGGTTTCCATTGCTCCGAGACAATTTTCCAGGTGTTATTTACTTTTATCAATTTAATATGTTTTTCACCAACTTCCGAAAGGTAAGCGTCGGAATATTCTTGAACAAAATCGGCTTTGGCATCTTCTCCCTCAATCGAAATCAGCAGATTGGATATCTTTAAAGAAATGTCACCTGGTCTTTTAAAAAGATCGGATTTTTTTGCCCGCCAATCGTTGTAATCAAGTTTTTCCGATCGGAATTGGGGGCTATAATACGACATATAATTATCGAAATTCTTACTTTCCCGGGCTTGAATCCAGGCATAAATCATGCCCCTGACAGCATGGATGTCATTAAGGCTGCTCGTTTCCCAAGAACTGCCTTTATCATCGGAATCGGCCCGCGCAACATTAATATTGACGATTGTAAAGATGACTGCCAGGGCAAAAACAGCCGAATATAAAAGTAAAGTAACCGCATTCCTGGGCATGAAATACCTCCACCGTGTTTCTTTCGATATAATTTTCTTTATGAAGAACTTGGACTAAATGCCGGTTTAGGCTAAATGAATTGCAGTCCCGGTCTTTCTGTGTTATTGAAAATCTTTGAAGCCCCGGTAAAGGATAAAATTCATCCGGAGAGCTTCACTACTGTTTCGGTAACAAATTGTACCTAAAATCTCAACATTATTCCTTGGAATGACAGCTTTATTTTGTAGATATTTCGAACTTTTCCCACATGACTTGTGAAGTGTTCGGATCCGGCAAATAGTGCTGAACCTTTGACAAGTTCATATAACTTTAATCTGATAGAGAGTATAGCCATATGGATTTAAAAATGAAAGTGCTCATCGTTGATGATTTTGCCACCATGAGAAGAATTTTACGAAATATCCTCAAACAGCTCGGCTTTACAAATATCACTGAGGCCGATAACGGCAAGGCGGCCCTGAAAGAACTGAAAAAGGAAAAATTTGATCTGATACTGTGTGACTGGAACATGCCGGAAATGCCGGGCATAGAGCTGCTGAACACGGTCAGAGCCGATGACGCCTTAAAGCACATACCGTTTGTCATGGTTACGGCCGAAGCCCAGAAAGATAATATTATTGAAGCTGTCAAAGCAGGCGTAAGCAGTTATATTGTGAAACCGTTTACGGCCGAAACCGTGAGCGAGAAACTCAACAAATTATTTGGTCGTTAATTACCTGTTTCGCCCTCGAAAAACCGATGACGAGAAACCATATGCATGGGACAATTAAAAGACCCCAGTTATAGCGCAAAGGAGAATGGACAATGGATGCAAGGCTTATCAATCCATTTATCAATGCGACGCTGAATGTACTTGAAACCATGGCATTTACTAAATCTGAAGCCGGCAAGCCTTACCTCAAAAAAGACGATGTCGCCCAGGGAGATGTTTCCGGTATTATCGGGTTTACCGGCGAAAAAAATGGAACGATTGCCGTTACCTTTGATGAAGCCTGCATCCTGAAAATCGTTTCCAACATGTTTGGTGAAAAAATGACCAAAATCAATAATGAAATTGCCGATGCGGTTGGTGAAATAACCAATATGATCTCCGGTCAGGCCAGAAAAGAACTGGAGGAAATCGGCAAAAAATTTATTGGTGCCATCCCCACGGTGATTACCGGTAAGAACCATAAGGTTAACACGATGACCAAGGGTCCCAAAATTGCCATTCCTTTTAAAACCGAGGCCGGAAATTTTATAATCGAAGTATGTCTGGAAAGTTGAACCGATAAAATAGCCTTTCTCAAACCTTGCTCGTTTTATGACCGACAAAGAATACACAACGAAAAAGGTCCCCGCATCAGGCTTTGATCCTTTTCCGGTAAGCGGCTTCCGTCAGCCGGGGTAAAACAGTGGTAGACATTCTGCTCATCCAGCCGCCGATCAGGGACTTTTATCTAACCGTCAAAAGAACCATCCCGTACGGGCTGGCCTGTATTGCTGCGGCCCTTTTGGAAGAAGGCTTTGCGGTAAACATCTTTGACGGACTCGCTGTTTCCAAATCCCGAATTATCGACCTGCCTGCAGAAATGAAATATGTCCGCGAATATTACGGCAAGCCGGACCAATCTCCTTTCGGGCTGTTTTATCATTATCGCCACTTTGGGTACAGCTTCGAACATATCGGGCAGGTTGCAAGGGATTCCGGGGCGTATCTGGTGGGAATTTCGGCCCTGTTTACACCCTATTTCCAGGAGGCTCTAAAAGTTGCCGAAGCTGTTAAAAAATTTCATCCGGAATGCAAAATCGTACTGGGCGGGCACCACCCCACGGCCCTGCCTCTTAGCGTCATGGAGAACCATGCAATCGATTTTATCCTCAGGGGAGAAGGCGAAGTATCCACGCCCTTGCTTGCCAGGGCCCTTAAAACCGGCACCGGCCTTGCTTCGATACCGGGCATCGTCTTTAGAAAGCCGGATGGAAGCATTCACGTCGATAACCCTGCCTGGATAGTGAATCCGGATCGATTTCCCCTGCCGGCAGCCCATCTTTTAAGGCAAAAGTTTTATCAAAGAAAAAACAAAGCCAGCGCGGTGATCACCACCAGCCGGGGCTGCCCCTTAAAATGCACTTACTGCAGCCTGGGAGCATCGTCCGATCTGCCCTACCGGCGCAGAAACGTGGCATCTGTGATTAAGGAGATTGCAACGGCCGTAACCCAATATGATGCCGGATTCATAGACTTTGAAGATGAAAATCTATCCCTGGATAAAAAATGGTTCCTGAACCTTTTAAATCAAATTAACGTACGGTTTAACGGCGCCGGCTTGGAATTTAGGGCCATGAACGGACTGTTGCCGTCGTCCCTGGATGACGAGACGGTTTGCGCCATGCAAGCTGTTGGATTTAAGTCCCTGAACCTTTCGCTGGGCTCGGCTTCCCGGGACCAGCTTGAACGTTTCAAGCGTCCCGATGTCCGGGAGTCCTTTGACCGCGCGCTTCAGCTTGCCGAAACATACGGCCTGACCGCCGTCGGCTACGTGATTGTCGGCGCACCCTATCAAAACGCGCAGGAATCTTTATCCGATCTTTTTTTCCTGGCCGCCAGAAGGGTTCTTGCCGGCATTTCCATTTTTTATCCGGCTCCGGGCAGCAGGGATTTTGAGCTGTGTAAGGCCGCCAACATCCTTCCCGACACATTTTCTCTGATGCGTTCCAGCACGCTGCCCTTATCCCACACCACCACCCGCACAGAAGCGGTGACGCTTCTCAGGCTCGGCAGAATCCTTAATTTCATGAAATATTTAAAGGATCTTGAGTCGGCCGCTTCCGGTGTTTCAAGGCGACATGCCAGCATCAGGAAACCGGACGATCGGCTCGAAACCGGCATGAAACTTCTTGAAATGTTTCTTGACGACGGCAAGATCAGAGGCATCACCCCGGATGGTGAGATTTTCGAACACAACATTTCAACCGAATTGACCCGCAGGTTTCTTGGAGAACTGAAAAATATCCCTATCCGGGGAACCTGGTAAAAAAGTCAGCCCCGGTTATAAAGATATTTTCCAAATTTCGAAACCCTAAGCTTCGCCTGAGGTGTGGTTTAAAAGAAAATAATCCAGCCTGGAGGTCTGTTCGGGGGTCAAATTCTGAAATTGCACGCCATACCGTCTAAATAGCAGCGTGCTGAATGGTGATCTTTCAGCCAGTGCAGTGTCTGAAGCGGTCTTGAAAGGAATTCCGTCAATTGTGAAGTTGCCGCCGGCCAGAAATATTCCCAGTTCGGAATAATCTCGTTTTTTCTCTTCATTTGCAATTTTTTCTTGACTTAAAGAATATAGGATGTCCTCGTCATCTTCCACATATGCGGTATTTTCTGCTTGCCATTTCTTCAATGAATCGGTAGGTTGAAATTAGGCTATCTCTTGTTCATCTCTATGCTGATAATGTTAAGTTTCCGACTCGTTTGACAATTCTGAACCTCGCCAGATTTTATCGGATTGGGCTAGAGTCCAAAATATTTACAGCACCTTTCACTTTATTTTATGAGGAACTCACAATGCAAGATGAAGGAAAGACAAGAAAGCAACTCATGAAAGATTTGGAGGAATTGCGCCAACAAGTCTTTGAACTGGAGTTGCTGAAAAAGGAGCGCAAGAACGTTGATGACTCTTTGCAGAAAGCTCACGATAAATTGGAACGACGGGTGAAAAAGCGTACCGCAGAATTGCCAAAGGTAAACGAACGACTTAAGTACGGCATTGAAGAGCGCAGACAGGCTGAACTTGAGCTCAAAAGGACCAAGGAGTATTTGGAGAATGTGATCGATAACTCCGTAGATGCAATCGGCATTGTCGATAAGCATGGGGAGTTTATCCTATGGAACAGGAGAGCCGCAGAAATTTATGGCTACAAATTTGATGAGCTGGCTGGTAAGACGGCCTTTGATCTGTATGCGGATTCTGAACAATTGGACAGAATGCTTGCCAGACTTCGTAGGGATGAGGTGGTGCGAGAATATGAAATTCTGATGAAAAAGAAGGACGGGAACATAGTTCCGATGGATATATCCATCAGTTTGTTAAAGGATGATTATGGCGACACCAGTGGCAGTGTATGTGTCGCCCGGGATCTCTCCGAAAGAAAAAAGGCCGAAATTGCCCTCAAACTCGCTAAAGAACAGCTAAGTCGCTACTCCAAGGATCTCGAGCGTCAGGTAAGAGAAAGAACAAGAGAGATAACCAGTATTCTCAGAAATACGCCCGCCGTGGTCTATATAAAAAACAAAGACGGATGTTACAGGTTGGTCAACGCACGGTACGAAAAGCTGTTTGGTATAAGTGATGAGGAAATCCGAGGCAAATCAGACTATGATATCTTTCCCAAGGAGATCGCCGACCAATTTCGAGCCACAGATCTGCAAGTATTTCGGGAAAAACGCCCCTGTCAGGTGGAGGAACGGATTCCTCAGGCAGATGGCACCCATATTTATCTTTCAGTCAAATTTCCCCTATATGACGGACATGGTTTAGCGAACGGTATCTGCGGCATCTCCACGGATATCACTGAACTCAAAAGCGCCCAAGATCAACTGAGGCGCCTCTCGGGCAGTATTATGGCCGGTCAGGAAAAAGAGCGCGCCTCCATTGCTCGTGAACTGCATGATGAACTGGGTCAGGTTCTTACCGCCCTCCGGATGGACGCAGTATGGCTGCGGGAAAGGTTAAACCGAAAAGATGCCAAAGCCGCGGAGCGAGCCTCAACAATGTGTGATCTGATTGACGCTACCATTGATGAGGTTCGAGGTATGGCCTTGAGACTGCGCCCGAAAATCCTGGATGATCTGGGACTTATTGATGCATTGGAATGGCACACCACTGATTTTGAGAAGCGCACGGGGATTGTTTGCATTTTCCGTCACGACGGTGTGACCCGAATAAGCGATCTGGTGGCGACAGCAGCATATCGTATAGCTCAGGAGGCCTTGACCAACGTTGCACGTCACTCTCGTGCCACCCATGCGGATGTTACCCTGCGAGTAGAAGTAGAAGGGGGTATGTTGACCCTGACGGTGGTGGATACCGGATGCGGCTTCGAAACCCATAAAATAGCGGACGGAGAGTGTTTGGGGATGGCAGGCATGCGCGAGCGAGCCAGCCTTGTTGGTGGTAATTTGGAAGTCAGATCCCAGTCGGGAAAGGGCACTTGCGTGTGCTTCAGGTTACCCATTGATAGCAATATCGGTGCAGCCCCATGATCAAGGTACTGTTGGCAGACGACCACAATATTGTTCGAGCTGGTCTACGGCGTATTGTGGAG from Candidatus Desulfatibia profunda includes:
- a CDS encoding chemotaxis response regulator CheY, with product MDLKMKVLIVDDFATMRRILRNILKQLGFTNITEADNGKAALKELKKEKFDLILCDWNMPEMPGIELLNTVRADDALKHIPFVMVTAEAQKDNIIEAVKAGVSSYIVKPFTAETVSEKLNKLFGR
- a CDS encoding chemotaxis protein CheX: MDARLINPFINATLNVLETMAFTKSEAGKPYLKKDDVAQGDVSGIIGFTGEKNGTIAVTFDEACILKIVSNMFGEKMTKINNEIADAVGEITNMISGQARKELEEIGKKFIGAIPTVITGKNHKVNTMTKGPKIAIPFKTEAGNFIIEVCLES
- a CDS encoding B12-binding domain-containing radical SAM protein, yielding MVDILLIQPPIRDFYLTVKRTIPYGLACIAAALLEEGFAVNIFDGLAVSKSRIIDLPAEMKYVREYYGKPDQSPFGLFYHYRHFGYSFEHIGQVARDSGAYLVGISALFTPYFQEALKVAEAVKKFHPECKIVLGGHHPTALPLSVMENHAIDFILRGEGEVSTPLLARALKTGTGLASIPGIVFRKPDGSIHVDNPAWIVNPDRFPLPAAHLLRQKFYQRKNKASAVITTSRGCPLKCTYCSLGASSDLPYRRRNVASVIKEIATAVTQYDAGFIDFEDENLSLDKKWFLNLLNQINVRFNGAGLEFRAMNGLLPSSLDDETVCAMQAVGFKSLNLSLGSASRDQLERFKRPDVRESFDRALQLAETYGLTAVGYVIVGAPYQNAQESLSDLFFLAARRVLAGISIFYPAPGSRDFELCKAANILPDTFSLMRSSTLPLSHTTTRTEAVTLLRLGRILNFMKYLKDLESAASGVSRRHASIRKPDDRLETGMKLLEMFLDDGKIRGITPDGEIFEHNISTELTRRFLGELKNIPIRGTW
- a CDS encoding PAS domain S-box protein; the encoded protein is MQDEGKTRKQLMKDLEELRQQVFELELLKKERKNVDDSLQKAHDKLERRVKKRTAELPKVNERLKYGIEERRQAELELKRTKEYLENVIDNSVDAIGIVDKHGEFILWNRRAAEIYGYKFDELAGKTAFDLYADSEQLDRMLARLRRDEVVREYEILMKKKDGNIVPMDISISLLKDDYGDTSGSVCVARDLSERKKAEIALKLAKEQLSRYSKDLERQVRERTREITSILRNTPAVVYIKNKDGCYRLVNARYEKLFGISDEEIRGKSDYDIFPKEIADQFRATDLQVFREKRPCQVEERIPQADGTHIYLSVKFPLYDGHGLANGICGISTDITELKSAQDQLRRLSGSIMAGQEKERASIARELHDELGQVLTALRMDAVWLRERLNRKDAKAAERASTMCDLIDATIDEVRGMALRLRPKILDDLGLIDALEWHTTDFEKRTGIVCIFRHDGVTRISDLVATAAYRIAQEALTNVARHSRATHADVTLRVEVEGGMLTLTVVDTGCGFETHKIADGECLGMAGMRERASLVGGNLEVRSQSGKGTCVCFRLPIDSNIGAAP